The Sphingobacteriales bacterium genomic sequence TTGAAAATAAAATTTATTAAAATTAGAACCTATATTTATATTGCCTCTAAAACCATTTTTGTTAATCATTCCTATTGCCCCATCATAGTCTAATTTTTTAACCGGTTTTCTCGAAATTAAATTAATTGCTCCGCCTAAAGAGTTTGGACCATAAAGCATAGAAGAAAAACCCTTTGAAACATCAATTGTTGCTAAATCGAAGGTGGTAAACCTTGCTAAATCTACCAACCCATCATAGGGCACGTAAACCGGAATTCCATCCATGTAAACAGGTATTGCCCGCAAATCAAATCCTCGCACCGAAACCATTGACTCGTTGCGTTGGCCAGAGGCAGTGAGATTTATTCCGGGAAGCATATTTAAAGTGCGCGAAACTTCGAATTTATTTTGAGCTTCCATACGCTGTTTAGTTATTCGTCCTGTCATTTCATCCTTATGGCTGGCAGTTATTACAACCTCTCCAAGATGAAATATTTTTGTCGTTAAACTGTCCGGAATATTGTTTTTAGGCGTTTCCGGATTTTGTGCAAAGGCAAGAACAGGTATCAAACTTGCCAAAAGTAGTAGTTGTTTTTTCATGTTTATTATTTTTATTTTGTTTAAATTACACTATGCTTTTTTGGGAATAGTGATATATAAAAAAAATTACACTATTATCGTTTTGTGAAATTATCTGCTCAAATCACAGGGCAATCTTTTTCGATTTTAGTTCTACATACTTTTTAATCTCTTTTTCAAGTTTATGAAATTCACTTATTACCCTTTCCCCTTCGGTTGTTAATATAGTGCCACTTCCATTTTTGCCGCCCAATATTTTTTCTACCAACGGAAGGTTTGAGCGTTTATTCATGTCTTCAACTAATTGCCATGCTTGCCGGTACGACATTTTTATTGCTTTTGCAGCATTAGTTATAGATCCGGTTTCTTTAATCTTTTCTAAAAGTATAACTCGCCCTATCCCTAAAAAGGGGCCGGTTTCCTCATCAATCCAAACTCTAATTCGTATTGTATATTTTTTCTTCATCACTATGTTTAACAAAGCATGGTGCAAATGTAGAAAGTTTAAATTTTACAAGCAACTTTTTAGCCTAAAAATTATGCAGAGTCGTTTTTTTGTCTGCCTATTATTTTTTTTGCCCTCGCCACCAGCTAAAAATACTAAGGCCCGTAGCTATTGATATAACTGCAAATGATACCACCGGATAGTTAAATGCAAAACCATGTTCGGCAAAATTAAATGGCACACCCGCAGCGGCATAGCGGTATTTGAGCCACGCCTCGCCGGTATAAAACAACAGCAACAAGCCCGAAACGGCATAAGTAAGCCACTCAAACCAATGGCGGGGGCGCGGCAACACAATAGATAAAACGTTAATTGCCAACAACAAACCGCAACTAATTGCCGCTGCCAACATGTATTGGTAAGTTGGCCCGCCAAACAAGGTTTGTTTGCTGTTAAACAAAATATAACCTAATAAAAAAGTAATTAACGGCACAATTACGCCAAACCAGTTTTTAAAACTAAAATTGGCTGTAGTTGCTGAGGGAAAAGTAGTGTTATTTTTATTGGAGCCTGTAGGTTTTTTTTCCGGATAAATTGGCTCATCATACGGAAATATTGTTCTATTTTTATTTGCGGTTATCTGATTTCCTGTATCAATTTGTTGTGTTTCTAAACTGTCGTTGCTATTATTAGTTGTATTTGGCAATTGGGTTGTGGCAAAGGCAATTGTTTGCGAGTTTACCACGCCAGCGGGTTGCATTAACAACGCCAACAATTCGGCTACCGATTTTTCCCTGTCTTTCGCGTAGCGTTGCAAGCAGCGTTGTATAACGACCTTAAATCGAGGAGGTATTTTTTCGTCGAGTTTGGCGGCGGTAATCTCAGTTTCTAAAATATTGCGCATAATTTCGTCTCGCGGCACGCCTTCGGTACTT encodes the following:
- a CDS encoding serine/threonine protein kinase, which translates into the protein MITVKKTYVFDPIKDLIGQGGFGMVYKARDLNLGLEVAIKKYSGNLPAKYSLFEEIKRAIKLNHPNLVRYYDAFELEDTTAFGDKIQVGVLEYVNGGDLFALLQTKPSTALLEQIFTDILYGLQYLHQQGIIHRDLKPENILIQREGSGQLIPKIADFGISKSIDGSNAASTASSAASSLVIGSVEYMSPEQFNVQRYGINGQLHTNLDLWSLGVIMCEAFSGKAPFGKSTEGVPRDEIMRNILETEITAAKLDEKIPPRFKVVIQRCLQRYAKDREKSVAELLALLMQPAGVVNSQTIAFATTQLPNTTNNSNDSLETQQIDTGNQITANKNRTIFPYDEPIYPEKKPTGSNKNNTTFPSATTANFSFKNWFGVIVPLITFLLGYILFNSKQTLFGGPTYQYMLAAAISCGLLLAINVLSIVLPRPRHWFEWLTYAVSGLLLLFYTGEAWLKYRYAAAGVPFNFAEHGFAFNYPVVSFAVISIATGLSIFSWWRGQKK
- a CDS encoding winged helix-turn-helix domain-containing protein, giving the protein MKKKYTIRIRVWIDEETGPFLGIGRVILLEKIKETGSITNAAKAIKMSYRQAWQLVEDMNKRSNLPLVEKILGGKNGSGTILTTEGERVISEFHKLEKEIKKYVELKSKKIAL